The proteins below are encoded in one region of Aphelocoma coerulescens isolate FSJ_1873_10779 chromosome 4, UR_Acoe_1.0, whole genome shotgun sequence:
- the LOC138109865 gene encoding tyrosine-protein kinase TXK-like, whose translation MILSTYHTIQSVFCCCCCTVQEREMRTNVNLDPDTVLVTQYSASQPDVSYESIWKCRRKRQLQFKNKPLPPLPAEALEDYSKNPRVIALCDFFARGPLDLPLKKSEEYIILEQYDPLWWKARDRHGNEGLIPSNYVTENRNSNLETYKWYCRNINRSQAELLLRQKPKEGAFVVRDSSRQGLLTLSMYSRAKGSHNGDILHYQIKQNHLGQYYVAENYLFSSVPELIKYHQHNAAGLITRLRHPVRSDGCTSPETVELSYEGWGLNPSELQFLKELGRGQFGVVYLGKWKETIKVAIKTINEGAMSEDDFMEEAKLMMKLSHPKLVQLYGVCTHHKPLYVVTEFMENGCLLNYLRQRRGKLGRGILLSMCQDVCEGMEYLERNSFIHRDLAARNCLVNVEHVVKVSDFGMARYVIDDEYISSSGAKFPVKWSSPEVFHFKKYSSKSDVWSFGVLMWEVFTEGKMPFETKSNSEVVHEISQGNRLYRPHLASHHVYKVMYSCWHEKPEGRPTFSELIVTLTDLAEMT comes from the exons ATGATTCTTTCTACCT ATCACACCATCCAGTctgttttctgctgctgctgctgcacagtgcAAGAAAG AGAAATGAGAACAAATGTGAACCTGGACCCGGACACTGTCCTGGTGACCCAGTACTCTGCCTCACAACCAGACGTTTCCTATGAATCTATTTGGAAGTGCCGG CGCAAGAGACAGTTGCAATTTAAGAACAAGCCATTACCTCCTCTGCCTGCCGAGGCCTTAGAAGACTACAGCAAGAATCCCAGAGTTATTGCACTCTGTGACTTCTTTGCTAGAGGGCCTTTGGATTTACCTCTCAAGAAGTCAGAAGAATACATTATCCTCGAGCAGTATGATCCCCTCTGGTGGAAGGCAAGAGACCGACATGG GAATGAAGGTCTAATTCCCAGCAACTATGTTACCGAAAACAGGAATAGTAATTTAGAAACGTACAA GTGGTACTGCAGAAACATAAACAGAAGCCAAGCAGAACTTCTCTTGCGCCAGAAG CCCAAAGAAGGTGCATTTGTTGTCAGAGATTCAAGCCGACAGGGTCTTCTTACGCTGTCCATGTATTCACGGGCTAAAGG AAGTCATAATGGAGATATTCTACACTATCAAATTAAACAAAATCACTTGGGACAATATTATGTAGCAGAAAACTATCTCTTTTCATCTGTTCCTGAACTCATCAAGTATCATCAACACAATGCTGCAG GTCTTATTACACGTCTCCGACATCCAGTCAGATCAGATGGATGTACTTCACCAGAAACAGTAGAATTGAGTTATG AGGGATGGGGATTAAACCCATCTGAACTGCAGTTCCTGAAAGAACTTGGGCGTGGGCAGTTTGGAGTTGTTTATCTCGGTAAATGGAAAGAAACTATCAAGGTTGCCATCAAAACAATCAATGAAGGTGCAATGTCTGAAGATGATTTCATGGAGGAGGCCAAACTGATGAT GAAACTCTCCCACCCAAAGCTGGTCCAGCTTTATGGAGTGTGTACACATCACAAACCTCTCTACGTTGTGACTGAATTCATGGAAAATGGTTGCCTGCTCAATTACCTTCGGCAAAGGAGGGGGAAACTTGGCAGAGGCATTCTCCTGAGCATGTGCCAGGATGTTTGTGAAGGGATGGAATATCTGGAAAGAAATAGCTTTATTCACCGTGATTTA GCTGCAAGAAACTGTTTAGTCAATGTGGAGCATGTCGTTAAAGTATCCGACTTTGGCATGGCGAG GTATGTCATTGATGATGAATATATCAGCTCTTCTGGTGCCAAGTTTCCAGTCAAATGGTCATCTCCCGAAGTCTTTCATTTCAAAAAATATAGCAGCAAATCAGATGTCTGGTCTTTTG GTGTACTGATGTGGGAAGTTTTCACAGAAGGCAAAATGCCTTTTGAAACCAAGTCAAATTCTGAAGTTGTCCATGAGATTTCTCAGGGTAACCGACTTTATCGACCACATTTGGCATCGCATCACGTGTACAAAGTCATGTACAGCTGCTGGCATGAG aaacctGAAGGACGTCCTACTTTTTCAGAGTTAATAGTGACTCTCACAGATCTAGCAGAGATGACATAA
- the NIPAL1 gene encoding magnesium transporter NIPA3 isoform X1: MPPPSPPESGRAQVRRAAPGRAEPPARSPRSPAAMGPGEALPARPSCRAGAVLSFSCRDSCQAWCQIINVSESHSAFVTSVEGTGNETNWSISMPSGSKYHLYIGLALAIVSSIFIGSSFILKKKGLLKLADRGVTRAGQGGYSYLKEWLWWAGLLSMGLGEAANFAAYAFAPATLVTPLGALSVLISAILSSYFLNEKLNIHGKLGCILSILGSTVMVIHAPEEEEVTSLDEMERKLQDPAFVTFAVLLTVVALVLIVVVAPRRGQTNILIYVLICSLIGAFSVSSVKGLGIAIKQMLERKPVYGHPLVYILVGILVLSVSTQINYLNKALDTFNTSLVTPIYYVCFTTTVVTCSIILFKEWNSMELGDIIGTLSGFCNIIIGIFLLHAFKNTNITWSQLMSTVAKESSLPHLEFETSHTLLESMEDLALAYEEDNILFSQ, from the exons ATGCCGCCTCCGTCTCCACCGGAGAGCGGGCGCGCCCAGGTGCGCCGGGCGGCGCCGGGGCGGGCGGAGCCGCCGGCGCGGAGCCCGCGGAGCCCCGCAGCGATGGGTCCCGGAGAGGCGCTGCCCGCCCGCCCGTCCTGCCGCGCGG GTGCTGTGCTCTCTTTTTCTTGCCGTGACTCCTGCCAAGCATGGTGCCAGATCATCAATGTGTCTGAATCACACTCTGCTTTCGTCACCTCTGTGGAGGGGACTGGCAATGAAACAAACTGGAGCATTTCCATGCCTTCTGGAAGCAAATACCACCTCTACATTGGCTTGGCTTTGGCAATAGTTTCCAGTATCTTTATTGGTTCTAGTTTCATACTGAAGAAGAAAGGACTTTTGAAACTGGCAGACAGAGGAGTCACCCGAGCTG gacAAGGTGGATATTCTTATTTGAAGGAATGGCTTTGGTGGGCTGGACTGCTATCAA TGGGATTAGGAGAAGCTGCCAACTTTGCTGCCTATGCCTTTGCACCTGCAACCTTAGTTACCCCCTTGGGTGCACTGAGTGTTCTCATAAG TGCTATATTGTCAtcctattttttaaatgagaagCTGAATATTCATGGAAAGCTGGGCTGCATACTGAGCATTTTGGGGTCAACGGTCATGGTTATTCATGccccagaggaggaggaggtcacCTCACTAGATGAGATGGAAAGGAAACTGCAAGATCCAG CCTTTGTTACATTTGCTGTTCTCCTAACTGTGGTTGCCCTTGTCCTGATTGTTGTTGTGGCTCCAAGGAGAGGTCAGACAAATATACTGATCTATGTTTTAATTTGCTCACTCATCGGTGCCTTCTCTGTCTCGTCTGTGAAAGGCCTGGGCATTGCCATTAAACAAATGCTGGAGCGGAAGCCAGTCTATGGCCATCCATTGGTTTACATTTTAGTGGGCATCTTGGTGCTCTCAGTCAGCACTCAGATCAACTATCTCAACAAAGCACTGGACACGTTCAACACATCCCTGGTGACACCTATTTATTACGTGTGCTTCACTACAACGGTGGTGACGTGCTCCATCATCTTGTTCAAGGAGTGGAATAGTATGGAACTGGGTGATATCATTGGAACCCTGAGCGGATTCTGCAATATCATCATTGGTATTTTCCTATTGCATGCTTTCAAAAACACTAACATCACCTGGAGTCAGTTGATGTCCACTGTTGCCAAAGAGTCATCACTACCACACCTTGAATTTGAAACCAGTCACACTTTGCTGGAGAGCATGGAAGACCTAGCTTTGGCATACGAGGAGGACAACATTTTATTCAGTCAATGA
- the NIPAL1 gene encoding magnesium transporter NIPA3 isoform X2 — protein MKRSEQNEDRALRELSLGCESFVLLFLLPGAVLSFSCRDSCQAWCQIINVSESHSAFVTSVEGTGNETNWSISMPSGSKYHLYIGLALAIVSSIFIGSSFILKKKGLLKLADRGVTRAGQGGYSYLKEWLWWAGLLSMGLGEAANFAAYAFAPATLVTPLGALSVLISAILSSYFLNEKLNIHGKLGCILSILGSTVMVIHAPEEEEVTSLDEMERKLQDPAFVTFAVLLTVVALVLIVVVAPRRGQTNILIYVLICSLIGAFSVSSVKGLGIAIKQMLERKPVYGHPLVYILVGILVLSVSTQINYLNKALDTFNTSLVTPIYYVCFTTTVVTCSIILFKEWNSMELGDIIGTLSGFCNIIIGIFLLHAFKNTNITWSQLMSTVAKESSLPHLEFETSHTLLESMEDLALAYEEDNILFSQ, from the exons ATGAAAAGGAGTGAGCAGAATGAGGACAGGGCTCTTCGAGAGCTGAGCTTGGGTTGTGAATCATTTGTCCTTCTTTTTCTGCTCCCAGGTGCTGTGCTCTCTTTTTCTTGCCGTGACTCCTGCCAAGCATGGTGCCAGATCATCAATGTGTCTGAATCACACTCTGCTTTCGTCACCTCTGTGGAGGGGACTGGCAATGAAACAAACTGGAGCATTTCCATGCCTTCTGGAAGCAAATACCACCTCTACATTGGCTTGGCTTTGGCAATAGTTTCCAGTATCTTTATTGGTTCTAGTTTCATACTGAAGAAGAAAGGACTTTTGAAACTGGCAGACAGAGGAGTCACCCGAGCTG gacAAGGTGGATATTCTTATTTGAAGGAATGGCTTTGGTGGGCTGGACTGCTATCAA TGGGATTAGGAGAAGCTGCCAACTTTGCTGCCTATGCCTTTGCACCTGCAACCTTAGTTACCCCCTTGGGTGCACTGAGTGTTCTCATAAG TGCTATATTGTCAtcctattttttaaatgagaagCTGAATATTCATGGAAAGCTGGGCTGCATACTGAGCATTTTGGGGTCAACGGTCATGGTTATTCATGccccagaggaggaggaggtcacCTCACTAGATGAGATGGAAAGGAAACTGCAAGATCCAG CCTTTGTTACATTTGCTGTTCTCCTAACTGTGGTTGCCCTTGTCCTGATTGTTGTTGTGGCTCCAAGGAGAGGTCAGACAAATATACTGATCTATGTTTTAATTTGCTCACTCATCGGTGCCTTCTCTGTCTCGTCTGTGAAAGGCCTGGGCATTGCCATTAAACAAATGCTGGAGCGGAAGCCAGTCTATGGCCATCCATTGGTTTACATTTTAGTGGGCATCTTGGTGCTCTCAGTCAGCACTCAGATCAACTATCTCAACAAAGCACTGGACACGTTCAACACATCCCTGGTGACACCTATTTATTACGTGTGCTTCACTACAACGGTGGTGACGTGCTCCATCATCTTGTTCAAGGAGTGGAATAGTATGGAACTGGGTGATATCATTGGAACCCTGAGCGGATTCTGCAATATCATCATTGGTATTTTCCTATTGCATGCTTTCAAAAACACTAACATCACCTGGAGTCAGTTGATGTCCACTGTTGCCAAAGAGTCATCACTACCACACCTTGAATTTGAAACCAGTCACACTTTGCTGGAGAGCATGGAAGACCTAGCTTTGGCATACGAGGAGGACAACATTTTATTCAGTCAATGA